The window GGCTCATCTTGTTAAGTTCACAAGTTCTTAACGTTTCGACCCGTTAAGAACCTGCACGAGTCTGGCCTGTTGCCGGGCCTTAGTTCTACCTAATAAAGATCGCTAACAAACATTAGTTCTACCTAAGAAACAATATTGAGGTTTAACTAGGCTGGATGCGAAGTGGACATCTATAACTATGCTAGAGTGCGGACGCCAGCTCAGAACAACTCCAACAGCTTCAGATGGCAGCTCCGCTTCAGTCTTCACAGGCCACTGGCATCCCAGACGACGTCACCATCAAGGTGAAAGCCAAGGTGATCGACGAAGAAGTTCTTGCGCCAAAAATTCAAGAGAAACTTAAGGCACCTCAGTGTTGGTTTCGAAACTCATCACCGACGAGTCAGCTAGCGACAACGAGTAGAAACTCAAGATATAGCCTGGTTTGAAACCAGCAAGACCGACACCCAATCAGCGCTGCCGAAGTTGTTTTCAGTCAGCTTCCACACTAACATAGTTGCAGACGTGTGCTTCTGATCCAGCCTTGAGGTTTAACATTTTTTCATTGCCATGAAATGTGCAGAACCGTTAAAAGCACTTCAAAGCAGCATGCATGCCTCTAGTATGCTGTGCAGTAGCTATGTTTCAAGTACGCTGCCTCTACTAATGAATGGTTGCAGAACTCCAAGCAATTTCGCAGCTAAGTGGTTATCTATGACAGCAGAATGGATCAATGAACACCTTAATTTATTTGAACAAATCATGAGTTACAGACAAGTATAACATAACATTCACCAACAGAACTCCACATAGTACGCCATTTATGTTAATTACAACAAATGGGTGGATTAGTGAATGCTGCAGAACCCAACACACTTCGATACAATTTACAAGATCCAGCAAATAGTTTAGTACATCCATGACAAGTCTTGTCTGAAAGAAACAGATCTTGCAGCTCCAAATACTCCTCTTTCAGAAACTTGGGGACAACCTTCCACAGCCAACGTTTCCAGTTTATATGAACCTACTAGTGGCCTAAAACCTTCATCAGAAACTCCCAAACATTTGACTAAACGCAAAACAGACAATCGCGGAAATTGGACCGCAAGTTGCAGCCCTTCGTCACTTATCTCTTGGCACCTGACAAGCTCCAATGTTTCAAGATGCTGAGCAAAGCAAAGAGCTTCCATCCCAGCATCGTTGAAGGAATACACCTGGTCAAAAGCAAGTTCCCGCACAGGACACTTCTGGATCAAAGTAATGATTCCCTGTAATGTAAATGAGGAAAAGGAAGGGAATTCCCCATCAGAGTAAGATATCCGAATAGATTCAAGCTTTGAACAGTTACTAGACAAGGCATTCAGGCATTCATCGGTTAATCTCAAAGGGTTATTCATCAGAAGAGGAAGTGAGAAATCTGATGGGACTCGGAGGTAAATGGAGCGAAGATTACTTGAATTTTGGGCTAAGCCTATTATGTCACAGTCCCGTACACCAACACACATGTCCAAGTGAATCTTCTCCAATTTCTTGCACTTCCTCATCACACAAGCAAGACCCCTCCCTGGGCTGATGATGCAATTTATCAAGCTAAGTTCCACCATATTCTCACAAGGAACCCACTGCTTTTGCCATCGATCAACAGCTAAACGATCATAAACTTTCATGTACCTGTAATTGGCATCCACCTCAAATTGCAAGCGTTTCAGGTTTCTCCAACTAGCGCCTAGCTTAATCAAATTGCCCTCCCCGATAGCTTTACAATTTTTGATTGAGAGATCTTGAAGTGTTCCAAGCCTGCCAAGATATTCAAGCCACTCGACGCTGTTAACATTTAAACATCGGATGAGGTGGAGAACAGTGAGAATTTTGCAGCCCATAACAAGAGATAATATGCCACAGCCAGTTATTCTTGGGGTAAAATTCAACTTCAAAGCTGAAAGCTTTGAGCAAGATGACAAGTAACCAAGGCCGACATCACTGATGAATGTGCAGTAGCTTAGAGATAGTTCAATCATAGAGGGGCAGTGATTGGAAAGAATAAGAAGCCCTTGGTCATCCAACTGCTTTCCTAGTTTGGACATCCAACCAGTGTAAGTTATCTCTACCTTTGTCAAGTTGAGAAACCTACTGCAGAGAGAAGTCAAAGCTTCATTAGCAGGGTTTAATCCACAGCCTACCCGAAGGGATTCCCTCTGTTCATTATCCAATCCATGCAGGCGTTTACATGTCAAAGACACAGAGTTTCTATCAGTTGTTTTCTTGATCCTCCTCAAGATCTCCCAAACTAACTGCTCCGGTAAATAATCCATCAAATTCAGTAACACCTTTGATTATGCATAATGAGAATCACCTGAACTACATCAAAAACCAGTATTGGAAATTTATACAGAGAAAAAGGAAAATCCATACAAGACTATCAGTAACAAAAACTGAAATAATGCTGAGAACATGATATGAGGATGTCCATTCAAATTACCCTAACTGTAATAATCAAGCAAACCCACAACAAAAACCTTGAGATCACAAAAGAACTATAGAGAATAGATCCTTCTTGAATATTTCTGTGATGAGCCCAGAATAACATGAGAGATCAAACTACAGATTTTCTGAAATAAAATCTAACACAAGAGATATATAAGGCATACTATTGCTTAAACAATCAAGCATAGAAAGGTAACCAAACCAATAAATCGCTGATCACCGTAATGTCCTCAAAATTAGTCATATCTACCTATAATTCAAGTAAACCATACACACGAACAGTATCACTTTAGTTCCAAATTTCACTACGATTCAACCAAAACAAAGAAAATCACTCACAATTTCCACAAATTAAAGGTACATAACAATGAATTCCTACCTACAATAACAGAGAGAGCAACCTGTTGTCAGAGAGACGAAATGAAAATAGGTGCAACAGAGAACATGATAATGATCTGAAACAGTGGCTAACCTTGAAAGAGATGAAAGGCGAAAGCTGAAACAGATGCATGATATCTGGCGGTGAAGGGAGAGGCAAAGAAAATTGAGGGTGCACTGATTGAGGAAGATGGATACAGTTTGATACAGAAATGGAATTATTGGGTATTTGTTTTTAAAAGATCCAGATCCCCTGCAATCTTCAACAACGACTGCAGAAGGGCGGGTAAAGCTGGACCCTTGATATGGGAATCTACGGATGTGCTTACATGCTAAAGTTTTTATATTTTAAGAAGAAAATTGGAAAATAATAAAAAAACAAATTCATGTGATTGTTTTCAAAACAAAGTAACAAACCAATAAAAACTCCTTATTAGCCTCGTACAATTTGATCTACAGGATGGGGAGTTTCCCATTTGTAAATGTGAGGCAAGTGACTTGTACGTGTTAAAGACTAGCTTTATTATCCTAGTTATTTACCCGATAAATATATGATCTTTTTCATAAAGACGGTGATTCTTTTGAGCACACGTCCTTGAGGGCACTCGATGGTATTAATGTCATTTTAGTTTTTCTTGAAACGCAGAAGAAGGAAATACCGAAATATGATTTGCAAAATGTATATTTGGTCACTGAACGTTCAGTATTCTTGTGCAAGTCCAACAGCCATCCCCACATTTTTGATATGTACAGTATGCTGAATTTAAGCAAATGACATCAGTCGCCCTTAACATGAAAACTTGGTGCAACAGCAAGCTTCCATCCTTCAAACTCTGTTCTTCATCAGATTATGGATAGTGTCGTCCTTCATTTCATTTGATAATTGATGGCTGAGACGAGTTGATTGATTCTGGCAAGACCGTACCATCATTTGTTTCATTTGAAGACTCTACTGTATCCCCTGTCTCGAGGTACAGCATCAAATTCCTAAGCTGCAAAACGGTGAAAATTTGACAATCAAAGTCATTTAGCCTGATGCCTGCATAATGCCTACCAGAGACCAAATTGACCAATAGGCGATGACAATCTTATATTACCTGCTCTTCTAAGTTGCTTATTTTATCTTCCTTCAGTTTTGAAGCCTTTCTCTCCCTGTGAAATACAAGCATATGTTCAATTAGACAATATTGATAACAACATTCCCATTGCAATATCAGCATGAAGACATTTCAAAGCCAAATTACATTAACTGACTGAAAAATTGTGACCAAATGTAAAAATATTAAGAACACAAGAGATGGAGAAACCAATACCTCTCTTCAACTTCAAGTATCTTTGCTTTCCAAACGTCTCGATTTTTCAAAAGATTATCATTAAGCTACATGGGGAAGCACCAAAAATAGTTACTGGATGAGTGCTTTTCTAGTGCAAGTGAAAGCTGGATATGTGTTATGTGTTAGCAAGATGAATACTCCAATCAAAAGCACAAGAGTTAACACTTACATCATCCAGAAATTTCTTCTCCTTTACACATCTATCCAGCTTGTCCTGCATTTTCTTTACTGGCACAGCCTTTTCTACAGCTTTAGAAATTTCTCTCTCAGTTCCTTCTTTAACATCTTGAAGTAATGATTCAAAATACTGAAATCAAGAAATCAAATATCAGTAAGTATTAGACAAATTTAGAATTAAGCCACAGCATCTACTAATCGCAATGCAGTGTAAAATTAGACTAGTTTAAAGACACTACCCAAAAAAGAAGAAAAAAGAAGACAAGTTTAAAGACATTACCTAAAAAAAAAAAGACAAGTTTAAAGAGAAAACTAGCAGTGATTACCATTTTCTGGTTCTCAAGTTGAGTAGCAAGCAATTCGTTGTACTCATTAACAATCTGCAAATAATGACATAGAAAGATGTGAAAATGCAGACCCTACTTAAAACAATGATAATGTAGGTATCAATTGACTGAAGAGTTAAAATATTACAGCTTCTACTCTACTGTTCAAAAGAGCCTCACTGAATCCAGAATCTACACACTCGCAATTTCCTTTGAAACCAATCGCATTCCGACAGTGTGAATTCAATTCAACCAATTTTCCATCAGTTTTTGATTGAATTAGGCGGTGAACATAATTGTCTCCTGCATAATCCCACACACGCTGTGTTTCCACTTCAAGGGAATAGCAATGTTGTGTTTCTTTCCAATGTTTTATGGCATGGCCTTCTTTATACCTGTACCAAAATTGTCAGGCAAAGGTAGAGGTAAAGGTAGAGAAAAGAGAAGGGAGAGAGAGTTCAGCTTTTGCATGATGATAATAAAAAAAAACAAACTAATCATGAAAAAGTCTTACCTTCCACAACCAACAAAGCCACAGATAATACACATCCAGAGATTCTCAGAAGTTTGACAAATGAAACAATTTGACTTTTCAGGCTGCTGCTGACAATATCTACAAACCTGACATAAAATATGGTAGCCAAGTTTATATTACGAAGCATCTACCATTCAAAGTCAATTGACAACTCTATAAAATTGACCGAGCTGAAGCTA of the Fragaria vesca subsp. vesca linkage group LG6, FraVesHawaii_1.0, whole genome shotgun sequence genome contains:
- the LOC101307512 gene encoding F-box/LRR-repeat protein 14-like — translated: MDYLPEQLVWEILRRIKKTTDRNSVSLTCKRLHGLDNEQRESLRVGCGLNPANEALTSLCSRFLNLTKVEITYTGWMSKLGKQLDDQGLLILSNHCPSMIELSLSYCTFISDVGLGYLSSCSKLSALKLNFTPRITGCGILSLVMGCKILTVLHLIRCLNVNSVEWLEYLGRLGTLQDLSIKNCKAIGEGNLIKLGASWRNLKRLQFEVDANYRYMKVYDRLAVDRWQKQWVPCENMVELSLINCIISPGRGLACVMRKCKKLEKIHLDMCVGVRDCDIIGLAQNSSNLRSIYLRVPSDFSLPLLMNNPLRLTDECLNALSSNCSKLESIRISYSDGEFPSFSSFTLQGIITLIQKCPVRELAFDQVYSFNDAGMEALCFAQHLETLELVRCQEISDEGLQLAVQFPRLSVLRLVKCLGVSDEGFRPLVGSYKLETLAVEGCPQVSERGVFGAARSVSFRQDLSWMY
- the LOC101307809 gene encoding BRCA1-associated protein-like produces the protein MSPSSSTARTGASPIEAFRSPPSIIPGEPIDFAYSSSSSSISNITQAFPFSSGNPRIEETRGIMLLYRDDDVVSFSPSDLPVERKPLVCVLGVPNHMTYADFCRFCGSFIQHILEMRIVRTDGMEDRYSVLIRFDSQDSTDHFYKHFNRSRFSSLEVEVCRILFTVDVQYTGSIEHAQAPCSSTEQPSCPVCLERLDQDMSGILTTICNHSFHCSCISKWTDTSCPVCRYCQQQPEKSNCFICQTSENLWMCIICGFVGCGRYKEGHAIKHWKETQHCYSLEVETQRVWDYAGDNYVHRLIQSKTDGKLVELNSHCRNAIGFKGNCECVDSGFSEALLNSRVEAIVNEYNELLATQLENQKMYFESLLQDVKEGTEREISKAVEKAVPVKKMQDKLDRCVKEKKFLDDLNDNLLKNRDVWKAKILEVEERERKASKLKEDKISNLEEQLRNLMLYLETGDTVESSNETNDGTVLPESINSSQPSIIK